Proteins encoded by one window of Vanacampus margaritifer isolate UIUO_Vmar chromosome 17, RoL_Vmar_1.0, whole genome shotgun sequence:
- the prrc2a gene encoding protein PRRC2A isoform X2, whose amino-acid sequence MSERSGQTAKGKEGKTKYASLNLFDTYKGKSLETQKPIVPPRHGLQSLGKVASARRMPPPANLPSLKAENKGNDPNVSLVPKDGTGWASKQEQADPKSTDALSAPQQEPQQPVASQTPAPTRPRTPPASEVPTVTAMAPASTQAVGARSWAQASVTHGVQGDGGKGSNLPSPFSREEFPTLQAAGDQDKVGREQGTADQWYGPGPSLRPQNVTSWRDGGGRGLAPTLSGEGAAEGGSGGALLMDGAAGVPPQNSQSLVPPRNPPAGSPALPLPQPPVGPGFPQFRGIMPPFMYPPYLPFPANYGPQGPYRFPPPGEGPAPRFSRSQVGPDCRPQLLSRDAGGEVVKRPSILKQDDLKELDELDHDGDEGWAGAHEEIDYSAKLKFSDDEGDEEGEEDTTESKNDSNEQQKSQEALSATSCSRASDSSPPSNTEDGPQNASIKPGWAEGSQGAPSNYQDRPHNQSASLGPGKVGHAQHQPAAGGPTPPPQPGMLVHGVPGDDEDETWRQRRKQSSTEISAAVERARRRREEEERRMEEERRAACAEKLKRLDEKQQQQSGNVGGSGGSKTPSLDGNSTAATAGSPSPSLSASASSPNISQPPSPCVDPEEPPVLPAQSGTGLGVGDRQRASSNSSYDSNTDVQHCPQPTVAQPQPPTLEVPSPVDKEETACTPHMRAGSVGERGTEPVKTENIGGGSGRQAIVPPGQGYSKYQKSLPPRFQRQQQEQLLKQQQQWQQQHSQASQSQISPQPQAPQGPSPVSTPQPGPGPKQGGPLYQPGNLVRPLPMNFDPRWMMMPYMDPRMMQGRPPMDFYSTGMHPSGLIGRERSDSGGSGSDPFDRQQQHQGHPHRGTPPIDPKLAWGPEVFPGGGEACGINPPLRQRQTSEEEDVAKGPRSDTPPHRIREGGLGPIKQPNANSGPSNQTPPPVNAPGGSHPPHHYMSGRGNYNNFPDQCARMTQHQQQQQQRGGERGTHSHGFTHQDDVPARGSQSGQLWGAPHPHYDRNGRADHPNVDGNSHLHHHHNHHPQQKPHYTVQSHKHENSHDRVAEGPLKKTNPSPPLNQPSLSSSCSSSSSSASTREDGNVKATLLHHHSHREGEASVGQNLGERSTGSTSSGGHVKHEKTGSAYAPHASMTSSPPPAQHGSHSQPQHHSHPRSNQRGMRDHKTETQWGPRPGSTNAGGASSHGRRANIAGSGNNSRGPDDASHAPSEHKPASQAGGNNPNKRAGPIKKPMMKEVKKEGEVDGGEKSSQGFKDKEKEGGQATSGKQDASSSHNTSAPSGKEEPVVTIKPRNSGKERPPGGGGGGSGRLPKEVDASSSGFSGSSSRRDRDRSFERRANNAHNHGVSNKATRGSRGRGGEFYGRGRGYRGAYTASAGPGGSNRGRMAGRSSRDYRASVAVGHHHDVKGEGPGGRHGQDRPRHNPARARNRSETRSEGSEYEEIPKRRRERGSETGSESGASDLGQSDKDDTHKTNTKNGIENTNTTTSGNVSSAPSRGSQARVFTPRGVPSRRGRGGGSGGGSIYRNSGHVGGPAGGHRGAPGSASHGGPSRQPNSARRQQAPSQTSGHKDLGRGGPPLEKKEKATDGNQAQSHGSNPSQSSVLAAAPTTQASTDNGAVLTQQASTNPASITGGPNSVPPPTNRGFPPGGFERPKRRRHMRSQHQQDKPPRFRRLKERENAARINGGVGVIGGGRPSSPSVNSVQDSNGTAVSATLISNAQNANHNTTLTANSGSGHLGNANSHHHQHFNQGGTGPAHPQHHHSHGAKSPDFTNQNSDQANEEWETASESSDFTEFRDKEGGGKPYSSHHHHHLGKGGGGGGGGGGGGGGGGGGGAVEREIAGKEPQGNKRSFSSQRPGMERQNRRVNVGGGGGRGPRGPPGGGSGGTGNGGGNRGDKRGNWPSPKNRK is encoded by the exons ATGTCAGAGCGCTCTGGGCAAACTGCAAAGGGGAAGGAAGGCAAAACCAAGTATGCGTCTCTCAACCTGTTTGATACATACAAAGGAAAGAGCCTTGAAACACAAAAGCCTATTG TTCCCCCCCGCCATGGCTTGCAGTCTCTCGGTAAAGTTGCCTCTGCCCGGCGTATGCCACCCCCTGCCAATTTGCCAAGTCTGAAGGCAGAGAATAAAGGCAACGATCCCAACGTCTCACTCGTTCCCAAAGACGGCACAGGATGGGCAAGCAAACAGGAACAAGCAGACCCAAAGAG TACCGATGCATTGTCAGCACCGCAGCAGGAACCGCAGCAGCCTGTGGCTTCACAGACGCCTGCACCGACCCGCCCGAGAACCCCGCCAGCTTCAGAGGTGCCAACAGTCACA GCTATGGCCCCAGCTTCAACCCAGGCCGTAGGGGCAAGGTCCTGGGCACAGGCCAGTGTTACACATGGAGTACAAGGGGATG GTGGAAAGGGATCAAACCTACCGTCGCCATTCTCTCGCGAGGAATTTCCCACCCTGCAGGCGGCTGGCGACCAGGACAAAGTTGGCAGAGAACAGGGCACTGCAGATCAGTGGTATGGGCCCGGACCAAGCCTCCGCCCCCAGA ACGTTACAAGCTGGCGGGACGGTGGGGGCCGAGGCCTGGCACCCACCCTCTCTGGGGAGGGGGCGGCAGAGGGTGGCAGCGGCGGGGCTTTGCTAATGGACGGGGCAGCCGGGGTCCCGCCTCAGAACTCGCAGTCCCTCGTGCCACCTAGGAACCCTCCCGCAGGCAGCCCCGCCTTACCCCTGCCTCAGCCCCCTGTCGGGCCTGGGTTTCCTCAATTCCGAGGGATCATGCCTCCATTC aTGTATCCACCATATTTACCCTTCCCGGCAAATTATGGTCCTCAAGGGCCCTACAGGTTTCCACCACCTGGCGAAGGTCCAGCTCCAAG GTTCTCTCGGTCGCAGGTTGGTCCTGACTGCAGGCCTCAGCTTCTCTCACGAGATGCAGGTGGAGAGGTGGTCAAGCGACCCTCCATCCTAAAGCAGGATGACCTCAAGGAGCTCGATGAGTTGGACCACGATGGAGATGAAGGCTGGGCAG GGGCACATGAGGAGATTGATTACTCCGCAAAGTTGAAGTTCAGTGATGACGAAGGAGATGAAGAGGGAGAAGAGGACACGACAGAGAGCAAGAATGATTCAAA tgaGCAGCAGAAATCTCAAGAGGCCCTCTCTGCAACCTCATGCTCTCGAGCCTCAGACAGCAGCCCTCCTTCCAACACTGAGGATGGCCCACAGAACGCCTCCATCAAGCCAGGATGGGCTGAGGGTAGCCAAGGAGCACCATCCAACTACCAG GACCGGCCTCACAACCAGAGTGCGTCATTGGGCCCTGGAAAAGTAGGCCACGCCCAGCATCAGCCAGCAGCAGGGGGCCCTACCCCTCCTCCCCAGCCTGGAATGCTGGTCCATGGGGTCCCAGGGGACGACGAGGATGAGACATGGCGTCAGCGCAGGAAGCAATCTTCCACTGAGATCTCCGCTGCAGTTGAGCGAGCCCGTCGCCGCCGCGAGGAGGAGGAACGTCGGATGGAGGAGGAGAGACGCGCAGCCTGTGCCGAAAAGTTGAAAAGGCTGGATGAGAAGCAGCAACAGCAAAGCGGCAACGTCGGAGGAAGCGGTGGCAGTAAAACACCCAGCCTGGATGGGAATTCTACGGCAGCCACAGCTGGCAGCCCGAGTCCATCCTTGTCGGCCTCTGCGTCTTCCCCCAACATCAGCCAGCCGCCTTCGCCGTGTGTCGACCCTGAGGAGCCTCCTGTGCTGCCTGCGCAGTCGGGCACAGGTCTTGGTGTCGGTGACAGACAGCGGGcgagcagcaacagcagctaTGACTCGAACACAG ATGTCCAGCATTGTCCTCAGCCAACTGTGGCACAGCCACAGCCGCCTACGTTGGAAGTACCTTCACCCGTCGACAAAGAGGAGACTGCCTGCACTCCTCACATGCGAGCAGGAAGTGTAGGTGAAAGGGGGACGGAACCAGTGAAGACTGAGAATATTGGCGGGGGTTCAGGCCGTCAAGCAATCGTTCCTCCGGGCCAGGGTTACTCGAAGTACCAAAAGTCCCTCCCGCCTCGTTTTCAGAGGCAGCAACAG GAACAGCTtttgaagcagcagcagcagtggcAACAGCAGCATAGCCAGGCATCCCAAAGCCAGATCTCACCGCAGCCCCAGGCACCACAAGGTCCTTCACCAGTTTCAACACCCCAGCCAGGACCTGGACCTAAGCAGGGCGGCCCATTATATCAACCCGGCAACTTAGTTCGTCCGCTTCCGATGAATTTTGACCCACGCTGGATGATGATGCCGTACATGGACCCACGCATGATGCAGGGACGCCCACCTATGGACTTTTATTCCACTGGCATGCACCCATCAG ggCTTATTGGGCGTGAGCGGTCTGATTCAGGAGGATCTGGTTCAGACCCCTTTGATCGGCAACAACAGCATCAAGGGCACCCTCACCGTGGTACTCCCCCGATTGATCCTAAATTGGCCTGGGGGCCTGAGGTATTTCctggtggaggagaagcttGCGGGATAAATCCCCCTCTGAGGCAGAGGCAAACGTCAGAGGAAGAGGATGTGGCCAAAGGGCCCAG GAGTGACACTCCTCCACATCGCATACGAGAGGGTGGATTGGGCCCCATCAAGCAGCCCAACGCAAACTCTGGGCCGTCGAACCAGACGCCGCCTCCTGTCAATGCACCGGGCGGCAGCCACCCCCCTCATCATTACATGAGTGGGCGGGGCAACTACAACAACTTTCCTGATCAATGTGCAAGGATGACACAgcaccagcagcagcaacaacaaagaGGTGGTGAGCGGGGAACCCATTCCCATGGCTTCACCCATCAGGATGACGTCCCAGCCCGGGGATCTCAGTCAGGTCAGCTCTGGGGGGCTCCTCACCCTCATTACGATCGGAATGGCCGTGCAGATCATCCTAATGTAGATGGCAACTCCCACCTTCACCACCATCACAACCACCACCCTCAGCAGAAGCCTCACTACACTGTCCAATCACATAAGCACGAGAACAGCCATGACAGGGTAGCTGAAGGCCCACTGAAGAAAACCAACCCTTCTCCGCCACTCAACCAGCCCTCCCTATCATCCTCTtgctcctcatcttcctcttctgcTTCTACCAGAGAAGATGGTAATGTCAAGGCCACTTTGCTACATCACCATTCTCACAGAGAAGGTGAAGCTAGTGTTGGCCAAAATCTTGGTGAAAGAAGTACCGGTAGTACCAGCAGTGGCGGTCAtgtcaaacatgaaaaaacaggCTCTGCATATGCGCCGCATGCTTCCATGACCTCAAGCCCACCTCCTGCTCAACATGGCAGTCACTCCCAACCCCAGCACCATTCTCATCCAAGGTCAAACCAAAGAGGGATGCGGGATCACAAAACCGAGACCCAGTGGGGTCCTCGACCTGGCAGCACCAACGCAGGTGGTGCTTCCTCTCACGGCAGGAGGGCCAACATTGCAGGAAGTGGGAACAATTCCCGTGGCCCAGATGACGCCTCCCATGCTCCATCGGAGCACAAGCCTGCCAGCCAGGCAGGAGGCAACAATCCCAACAAAAGGGCAGGTCCAATCAAGAAGCCAATGATGAAAGAGGTAAAGAAAGAGGGAGAAGTTGATGGAGGAGAGAAATCAAGCCAAGGCTTTAAGGATAAAGAGAAGGAGGGTGGCCAAGCCACCTCAGGAAAGCAGGATGCCTCCTCCTCTCATAATACTTCAGCTCCATCGGGCAAAGAAGAGCCTGTTGTGACAATAAAACCCAGGAATAGCGGCAAAGAACGGCCGCCTGGAGGAGGTGGCGGTGGGTCAGGGAGATTACCAAAAGAGGTGGACGCCAGTTCTTCAGGATTTTCGGGATCCTCGTCCCGGAGGGACAGAGACCGTTCTTTTGAAAGGAGAGCCAACAATGCCCATAATCATGGAGTCTCCAACAAAGCCACCAGGGGCAGTCGTGGGCGAGGTGGAGAATTTTACGGCCGTGGCCGTGGTTATAGGGGTGCCTACACAGCCAGTGCTGGGCCTGGTGGTAGCAACCGCGGCAGAATGGCCGGAAGGAGTAGCAGAGACTATCGCGCATCTGTTGCTGTTGGCCACCATCACGATGTAAAGGGTGAGGGACCCGGTGGTCGGCACGGTCAAGATAGGCCCCGTCACAACCCGGCCAGAGCAAGGAATCGAAGCGAAACACGCAGCGAGGGCTCCGAGTATGAAGAAATTCccaagaggaggagggagagaggCTCCGAGACAGGCAGCGAGAGTGGGGCAAGTGATCTCGGTCAATCGGACAAGGATGACACCCACAAAACCAACACCAAGAACGGCATCGAGAATACCAACACCACTACCAGCGGGAACGTTTCCTCTGCACCATCTAGAGGGTCACAGGCTCGGGTTTTCACCCCGAGGGGGGTGCCGTCGAGGAGGGGCAGGGGTGGTGGTAGCGGAGGAGGAAGCATCTACAGGAATAGCGGCCATGTTGGAGGACCGGCTGGGGGACACAGGGGTGCCCCCGGTTCAGCCTCTCACGGGGGGCCCTCAAGGCAGCCAAACTCTGCACGAAGGCAGCAAGCCCCATCACAAACCTCAGGGCACAAGGACTTGGGCAGGGGAGGGCCTCCTTtggagaagaaggagaaggcAACCGATGGAAATCAAGCTCAAAGTCATGGATCCAATCCATCACAGTCCTCAGTCTTGGCTGCGGCTCCGACCACTCAAGCCTCCACTGACAACGGAGCTGTTCTGACCCAACAAGCTTCAACCAACCCTGCGTCGATCACTGGCGGGCCAAATTCAGTCCCCCCTCCCACTAACCGCGGGTTCCCTCCCGGTGGCTTCGAGCGACCCAAGCGTCGCCGCCACATGCGTTCCCAACATCAGCAGGACAAGCCTCCTCGCTTCCGGAGGCTGAAGGAACGAGAGAATGCCGCGCGGATCAACGGCGGAGTCGGCGTGATAGGAGGAGGGAGGCCCTCCTCCCCTTCCGTAAACTCGGTTCAGGACAGTAACGGAACCGCTGTCTCGGCGACGTTGATCAGTAATGCCCAGAATGCCAACCACAACACCACCCTTACAGCTAACAGTGGCAGCGGGCACCTCGGCAACGCAAACAGCCACCACCATCAGCACTTCAACCAGGGCGGCACAGGACCCGCCCACCCTCAGCACCACCACAGCCACGGAGCAAAGTCCCCGGATTTCACCAACCAGAACTCGGACCAGGCCAACGAGGAGTGGGAGACGGCCTCAGAGAGCAGCGACTTCACCGAGTTCCGAGACAAAGAGGGAGGAGGAAAGCCGTATTCTTCgcaccatcaccaccacctcGGGAAGGGAGGTGGAGGAGGCGGTGGtggcggcggaggaggaggaggaggaggaggaggaggcgcggTCGAGCGAGAGATAGCCGGCAAGGAGCCTCAAGGTAATAAAAGAAGCTTTTCGAGCCAGCGTCCTGGCATGGAAAGGCAAAACCGGAGGGTTAACGTCGGCGGGGGCGGAGGCAGAGGCCCTCGAGGTCCACCTGGTGGTGGCTCGGGTGGGACAGGAAATGGAGGCGGCAACCGTGGAGATAAGCGGGGCAACTGGCCCTCACCGAAAAATAGGAAGTGA